The window ATGCGGTCGCCGCTCTGGGATTGAGTTGCTTGTCAGGAAAGGCCAGTTGGCAGGAATTGCTGAGCATAGACCGCCCAGCCATTTTGGCGTTTTCAGGCCCTGCCGAGCAAAAGCGCTACGCCTTGTTGATCGGTATCGACCGCGATCATGCTGAACTCCGCGTCAAGGATGATACCCGCAAAATTCCGCTAGCCGAGCTGTTAACGAACTGGGACGGCAATTATCTGCTGCTGTGGCGGCCGCCGCATCCTGGGATCACGGAAATCGCGCCGCTGCAGCAATCCGCAGCTGTGCTCTGGCTGCGCGAACAGCTCGCTAAGATCACCGGAAAACCTGACGGCAACATGGCCTCTCAAATGTTCGATGAAACCCTCAAAGCCGAGCTGGTTGCTTTCCAACGTCGGCAACATCTAACACCCGACGGCATAGCCGGTGCCCACACATTAATTCATCTGGATAACCAAAGCGGAGCCGCTGCTTCGCCCCATTTGGCACTAACCACTCGCTAGGCTTGTTGATATGTCTTACATCTTGAATGCATTACGCAAATCCGAACGAGAACGCCAAGCCATACAGCCGGAGACGGTGACCAGTCGCATCGCTATTCAGCAAACACCCGAGCGGCACAGCCTAACCAAGATCATTGTTGTGTTGGTCCTGATAAACCTGGCGATTCTGACCTATTTTCTGGGCATCGCGCCGCAGCCACCCGCAGACAAAGTGCCGCCGGTCGCCAACATCGAAAAACCATCGCCGTTGCTGGCGAAAACAAATCCGCCGCTTGCACCCGATAGCCTTCCGAAACCGGCTAGGATTTCTTCCGCCCCCAAAATTGAGCAGCCTCGGAATCCTACGCCGGCCCCCGAGAAACTTGCAACTAACGCGAAACAACCGGTCGAGCCGGCCGTGAGGGTTAAACCGCCCGTTGCCCCGCAGCAGTCGGTAAAGCCTATTCCGACCGTAATCGCCCAACCAACGCCAACTAGCAAACCGATTGCCGAGCCGGAACCGCATGCAAGCATGATTCCGCAACAACCTGCGGAACCCGGCGAAGCGGCGGCCAAAAAACCGGAACCCGTCCCAACCGCACGGGTGCAGAACGATTTGCCCACAATACAAGACTTGCCGCCGGAGCTGCGCCAATCGTTGCCCAGCCTACCGATCAATGTATTTAGCTATTCATCAACGCCGGCAGAACGTTTCGTGATGATAGACATGATCAAATACGTACCCGGCCAGACCATCAAAAACCAGTTGGAACTGAAGGAAATAGTAGAGGACGGAATTATCGTCCGTTACGAGGGCCGAGTGTTCAAGATCAAACGCTAATAGCTGCTGACGGAATGCCTATCGGCTTCCGCCCGGCCCCGATTTCAACCGGTTTGTATTGGTTCACAGCCAAGCTCAAAAGCTGTACTTAGCTGAAAACTGCACCCGCTGTAACACGCCGTCCCGACCATCTATCAACTCGCGCGTCGCATAGGTATATTCCACTCCCAACATGGCCTGACTGACCGGGCTCCAGAGCAGGTTGGCATGCACGGACTGCACTTGATGGCTCAACACTGTATTCGCATACGTCGGATAATCCCCCTGCGCAAAGCCATAAGTAACGCTGGAGCGCCATTGTTTATCCCACCAATGTTGATAAGACAACATTCCGCCATACGCTTCGACCAACTCGATAGCGCCATATTGGTCAAGCGCTGCGTCAGCGAAGGTATTATTGGTGGACACATAGCGCGCATCGCCTTTGCCGTAGTGCGCCATAAAGCGGATATTATCCAAGCCAAAGGTATTAATCCGGCCCGCCAGATTGACACCGCCGCCCCATTCGGCTTGCCGGTAGCCGGTCGTACCATTGGTGTAGCGGACCTGCCTACCAACCGCCGCCAACGACACATTGCCCCAATCAGGATTCAGGTTTAGCCTGGCAATCAAATCCGGATAGCGGTCAGCGTTGGGCGTGGTGTAATAAGCCGCATCCAGATTGGGATTGGTGCTTTTACTGGAAGAAGTCTCCAGCGCAGTATCGACCCATAAACGACTGCGCGGCGCCTCAAACGCCACTTGCCATTCCATTGGCGTACCCAGCCAGCTAAATGGTTCGGTCCAGCGCACCAGGGGTTGACGCAAGCTGGTCAAGGCACCTGCCGAACCACCGACATCCAAAGTATCTGGCAATGCGGCTACGTTAAGAAAGGTGGTCCAAGTTTGCCCGGCCAAAAAATGACCGATGGAGCCGTAGGCATGTCTTAACCGCGGCGTATAGGCGTAGGTTGCCGGATCACCGTAAAAATCAAACTCCATATAGGTGTTTATGTCACCCCAGTCGCTAGTCGGCGTAAACGACTTGAACCACAAGCGGCTTTCCTTGGCATGGAAGGCGACCTGACCTCGTTCCCCGGCAGCGCCCACCGGAATTTGCGACATGGCCAACTGCTGGTCGCCCAGCCTGTCTCGTCCGGCGCTGACGCTATTGAACAAGGTATCCATTTTCACGAAGCCGCCCAGGCCCACCGAAGTATCCGTACCGGGAATTTTAAACGTGCCTTTCACATCGCCGACCGTTACCGGCGGCTTCTCTTTGGCTTTATCGGTAATTGGACCGGGACTCGCAGATACCCCTGCCACCTTGGTCGGCGCTGCCGTCGTCGCCTGAACGGTGTTGCCAACCACTGGCTTGTTGACGGCGACTTGCTCGGCGCGGACATGCTGTAACTCCTGCTCCAACTGCTCTATCCTCGAGTTGGAACGATCAACCTGGCTCTGTAACTGAGTCATTTGCTGGCTCAAGGCTTTCAGCAAAGTCTTGATGTCTTCGTCGGCGGCGTGCACAGGGCTAACCATCCAACAACACAACAGCATTGAAAATAGTTTAGGCAATAGCGGCGATTGGCTCATTTTCTAACCCCCAAGCTTTCTAAACAAAGCATGACAAGAGGTACAGGTGGTATTGATTTCATGCAGACTATCCGGAATGGCGTCTATATGATTTTGCTCGGCAAGCTGCTGCAATTGGCGCATCTCTTCCCTCAGCTTGCCGGCCAGGGCCAGAAACGTGGTTTGTTCGACCGCGTTTAACTGCAAACGGGGCAACTGAGCAATCATCGTCTCGACATTAGCCGCCAAATCCCGCGCTGCTTCACCGATTTGCCGGGAATACTTGCGGCGCTCCACGTCTAATTGCTGCTCGGTCATAAACCGCTCCTGCATCAGGCTGTCCATCCTGTCCATCAGTTCATGCAAGCGATTGTCCCGCACCGCATGTAAGGCCGGCTGGCCGGTTTGGCTACGTCCGCCCTCCAAATGCGCATACTGATTATTTTGGCTACAAGCGCTCAATATCAATACTAGTGCCGATAGATATAGGGTTTTCATGCATCGCGCTCCGGTTCGATCAATCTGAAATCTGAAAGATGCGGCTCCCAGCCGCATCATGGCCTAGTTTAAGTTTACCCGAATCCTGTAGGTATATTTTTTCAGTCGCTATCTAGGGTAGCGTTCGCAGTTTAGGTATCATGCTGCTTCCGTTCTTCCGACAGGATACCGCCTATGTCACTTCTCGATTCTCTGTCCCAGCACACGGTAATGTTGCCGGATGAACTGCGGACCTTGGCCGCCGACTTTTGTTCTCAGCTCGACGAAAAACTGAGTCAGGAGCAACGCCAAATTTTCGACAACGAGGTATTTTCCGCTTCGGTGCTAAAAGTGTGTGTTTGCAGCCAATTCATTAGCGAAAGCTGGCTGCGCAATCCCGAGCTGATTCCGGAGCTGGTGACATCGACCGATCTGTTCGCCCCTTTGCGCCGCGAAGATTACGCCGCAGCATTGCAACAAGGCGGCAACGCCGAAGGCGAACCCGCTCTGGCCAAGCAATTGCGCTTGTTCCGCCGTCGGGAGATGATCAGAATCGCCTGGCGCGATCTGGCCGGCTGGTCCGACCTGGACGAAACGCTAACTGATTTAACCGCCTTGGCCGAGGCCTGCATTCAAACCGCTCTGGATTTTTTATACCGCCAAGCTTGCACGCGCTGGGGCACGCCGACGCTGGCCGACAGCACACCGTTTAATATAGTGGTGCTGGGGATGGGCAAGCTCGGCGCCTGGGAACTGAATTATTCCTCCGACATCGACCTGATATTTGCCTACGCCGAGGACGGCGTACTGACCGAGAAAAAAGAAATCAGCTACGGCGAGTTTTTTACCCGCATCTGCCGGTCGCTGGTCAAAATGCTGGACGAGATAACCGTGGACGGTTTTGTGTTCCGCACCGACGTGCGCTTGCGGCCCTTCGGCGATAGCGGCCCGTTAATCATGAATTTCGACGGCATGGAGCAATACTATCTGACCCAAGCCCGGGAATGGGAACGCTATGCGATGATCAAGGCCCGCCAAGTAGCCGGTGATTTCCATACCGGCAAACAACTGGCGGCGCTGATTAAACCGTTTGTCTATCGCCGCTATCTGGATTACGGCGCGTTCGAGGAACTGCGCTCGTTAAAATTCCAGATTGCCCAGGAGCTGAAACGCCGTGACCGCGCCGACAATGTCAAACTCGGCCCCGGCGGCATCCGCGAAGTGGAATTCATCGGCCAGGCCTTTCAACTGATCCGCGGCGGCCAAGACGTCGCCTTGCAGCAACGTGAAATTCAGACCGTCCTCACCGTGTTGGAAGAACTGGGGTTGATGATTGTCGAGGATGTGGCGACCTTAAAATTTGCCTACCGGTTTTTGCGGCGCGTGGAAAACCATATCCAGCAATACCAGGACAAACAAACGCACGACCTGCCGGCAAATCCGCTGGTGCAGCGGATTCTGGCCTATTCGCTGGATTTCGAGGATTGGAGCGCGTTCAAAGCCGAGTTGGACCAGGTGCGTGCATCGGTGCAGGATATTTTCGAACAGGTGTTTTCGCTCAGCGACCAGGACAACAAACAACAAAGCGCCCGCTTGATATGGTCCAGCCCCGCCGACAACGAACTGGCCCTGGAAGCGCTGGCAGACTATGGCTTTGCCGACCCGCCGAGCCTACAAAAAGCCCTCGTCGATTTTAAGGAATCGCACGCCATTAAACGCATGACCAGCAAGGGCGCCGGGGTGTTGGACCGCTTAATGCCGCAACTGATAGAGCAAGTAGCAAACAGCGAAAACGCCGACGCGACCTTGCTGCGCATTTTAGATTTATTCGAAGCCGTAGCCGGCCGCAACGTGTATCTGGCCTTACTCGCCGAAAATCCGGATGCGCTGAATCAGCTGATCAAACTGGCGGCAGCCAGCCCGTGGATTTGCGAATATCTGTCGCTGTATCCGATTCTATTCGACGAATTGCTGGATACCCGTTCGCTCTACGATCCGCTGCAAAAACAGGCCTTGCGCGAGGACTTGCAACGCGAACTCGCCCGCGTCGATACCCAGGACAGCGAACAACTGATGATTGCGCTACGCCAGTTCAAGCACTTGAACGTGTTGCGGGTGGCCGCCGCCGACATCATGGGCGTGATACCGGTGATGATCGTCAGCGACTACCTAACCTGGACCGCCGAAGCCATTCTGGAGCAGGTATTGCAATGCGCCTGGCACATGCTGGTCAGCAAACACGGTCACCCGCCCGGCACCGGCCCTAATCCGCAGAACTTTGCGATCATTGCCTTCGGTAAATTCGGCGGAATCGAGCTGGGCTACGGCTCCGATCTGGATTTGGTGTTTTTATACGCCTGCGCCGACGGCGATGCGCAAACCAACGGCGAAAAACCGATCAATTCCGGCCAGTTTTATTTACGCCTGGGCCAAAAAATCCGCCATATTCTGGATACAAAAATGCTGTCCGGCATCCTCTACGAAGCCGACTTACGCTTGCGGCCCAACGGCGATTCCGGTTTGCTGGTCACGCATATCGACCATTACGAAGCGTATTTAAAAAACGAGGCCTGGACCTGGGAGCACCAAGCCCTGGTGCGCGGCCGTTTCGTGGCCGGCGACGAAAACTTAAAGCACAGCTACGAAGCGATTCGCGGCCGGATTTTAGCCTTACCCAGAGACCGCGACGAGTTGAAAACCCAGGTGCGGGAGATGCGCGAAAAAATGCGCGAAAACCTAGCGCCCAAAGACCCGGCGGTATTCGATCTGAAGCAAAGCCAGGGCGGCATCGCCGACATTGAGTTCATCGTCCAGTTTGGCGTGCTCGCAGAAACCGCGCAGCAGCCGAGTCTAGCGACTTACACCGATAACGTCCGCCTGCTGGAAGGTTTGCAGGAGCACGGTTTTATCTCGCCAACCGATGCCGCGCTGTTAAAACAAGCCTATTGCGCCTATCGCGATTACGGTCATCATCAGGTTTTGCAAGGCCTCAGCGCGACCGCGCACGGTGACGAATTTCACGAGTTACGCGCTGAAGTAGAACGGATTTGGCAACAGTTTATGCTGTGATGCTGATGGGATGAAAATGTAGGGGGCAAATTCATTCGCCCTCTCGGCATGACGTGATTCGCTCAAAACTCTAACCCCTGGAGCAATTTATGAAAACTTGGTTACTGCTGTGTTTGGCAGCATGTAGTGGTCAACTTTTTTCGGACACCAAAATAGGTTGTTGATCTGCCATTTTCATTTCATAGCCGTTGGGCGGCAGGTAGCCCAATGACGAATGCAAGCGCCGACTGTTGTAGAAATTGACGATATAGTCGGTCACGTCTCGGATGGCCTCGGTATGGTTGGCATACTGGCGGTGCCAGACGCGCTCCATTTTAAGATTCAGAAAGAATCGCTCCATTACGGCATTGTCCCAGCAGTTGCCCTTACGACTCATGCTGCCCTGAAAACCATGATGGGCCAGTAACGCCCGATATTCGTGACTGGCGTACTGACTACCCCGGTCGGAATGGACGATCAGGCCCGGCGGCGGTCGGCGCTGGGCGATGGCGATTTGCAAGGCGGTGCAGACCAGTTCTGTCGGCATGTTGGGTGCCATGGCCCAACCGACGATTTTGCGCGAATAAAGATCCAACACCACCGCCAGATACAGCCAACCGCTCAGGGTCCGTATGTAAGTAATGTCCGAGACCCAAGCTCGGTTGGCCTCGGCTTGCTCAAACTGGCGATCCAACACGTTCTCGTACACCGGCAGGTTGTGGTTGCTATCGGTGGTATGCACAAACTTGGGTTTCCAGATCGGCTTGATCTGGAGTTCCTTCATCAGGCTGCGCACCCGATGACGGCCAATCTCGATTCCCTGTTCCGCCAGTTCCTTGCGCAGACGACGACTGCCATAGCATTGACCGGTGGCTTCGAACAGACTGCGCAGTCGAACCCGCGTGCCGCAAAGCGCTTGAGGCTGCCGTGCTCGTCTCTGGGCCGCATACCATCCCGACCGACTGACGCCCAGTAACTGACAACCCTGCTGCACCGTGACGACCTTCTCTGCCGTTAACTGGTGAATCACTTGGTGTTTCATCGCAGTTCCTTGGCAAAGAAGGCCGAAACCTTTTTTAGCAATTCGTTATCCGAACGCAGTTGCCGATTTTCTAATTCCAGCTGCCGAATCCGCTGCTGGTCAGGGGTTAACGGCTTACCTATGCCCGGTTGACCGGATTGCTCGGCCTGCACCTGCTTCAGCCAGCGACGTACCGCAGTCTCGCCCAGCTTCAGCTCCTGACAAACCTGAGGAACCGTGAGTCCCTGTTCATGGATCATTTGTACTACTTGCAGCTTGAACGCCGCATCAAAACTTCGCCTTTCTCGTTTCATTCGTTTCACCTTGAAGGTTGATAGTTTATCAACCTATTCGGGTGTCCGTTTTTATTAGACCACTACAGCATTCTCGACCGGCCTAGCCGCCAACGGCAAGCCCGGCAGGTTCGACGCTTATGTGTTGGCCTTATCCTGGTCGCCCACCTATTGCGAGGAACAACCCAAAGACCGCGAACAGTGCGGCAAGAAACTGGGTTTGGTGCTGCATGGCCTATGGCCGCAATACAACATCGGCTATCCAAGCTTTTGCACCAAGGAAGCCTATGCACCTAGCCAAGCCCAAGCGTTTCCAGAGCTATATCCCTCCGAATTTCTATTCGAACACGAATGGGAAAAACACGGCACCTGCTCCGGATTGACCCAAACCGGCTATTTTCAGTTATCGCAAGCGCTGAAGAGCAAGGTCGCCATCCCGCTTAGCTATCAGCGGCCGCAAAAACCTTTCCGAACCACAGCGGAAGGGTTGAAAAGCGCCTTTGCCGAGGCCAACCCTTGGCTGAAAGAACAAGCCATCGTCCCGTTTTGCAGCGGCGGTGGACGGTTTTTCAAGGAAATGTTCGTGTGTCTGGATAAGAGCGGCGCGACAGCCAGTTGCGGCGCCGACGTGGTGAAAAGTGCGGCGAAATCTTGCGGGCAAAAGGATTTTTTGGTGCGGAATATTAAATAGCTGCGCTGGCTCTACCGCTATTTTTTAATGTTTGCCAGCCTCGCAACCGTAAGGCTAAAAGACGTAAACTTGCTATCCACTCTATCTAAACGGAGACGGCCATGCGTAGCGAAATCAACATTAGCCCCAAGGGCTTGCAAGTCAGAGCGATCGCCGGCACTTACGTGGTGCTGTTGGCGTTTACCTGCCCCAAAGCCTACTGCGGCGGGTTACTGGGCTTCGGTATCCGTCGCGAGGATCATGAAAACGGCGAAGTGACTTGGCTGCGCGGCTTGAAGCGCTTCGACCTGCCCGGTGACGACGGTTACAGCGTCAGCAGCCGCGACCATCCGATCCAGAAATTTCATTGGGGTGACTACACCACCAAACCTGGCCGTACGTATACTTACACCATACACGCCCTGACCGGAAAACCGGGCGCATTAAAAACTTTCGAGTCGGTGGCAGTGCAAGTGAGTTGCGAACACCCGGTCGCCGTCGGCAACCAGGGACATGCCGTGCATTTCAATCGCAGCGCAGCTGCCAGCCAGGCTTTTGCATCGAGGTTTCCACATTTGCCGACCGGCGAAATTGTCGATGAAAACGCCCGCCGTTGGTTATCACGCGGCTTGGAGGAAGCCCTGATCGCCTATATCGACACTGCCAAAGCCAAACAGGGCCTACATTTATTTTTGTACGAATTTGCCAAAGACGCCTTTTTCCAGGCGTTAAAACGCGCCAAGTTGCGCAAAGTCAGACTGGAGATTTTGTACGACGGCTTGCTGGACGCCAAAGGCGATGGCCCCTCGCTCGACGCGCTGCCGCAGATCAAAAAATACGGCTTAAAAAGCGTCTGTAAGGCCCGCACCGGCGCCGGCTTGACTATCTCGCATAACAAATTCATGGTGCTCAGCAACGGCAAAGGCCAGCCGATTTCGGTGTGGACCGGCTCCACCAATTTCACCGATGGCGCAATCTACGGGCAATCCAATGTCGGCCATGTCATCAGCGACGCCACAGTCGCCAAACAATATTTCGATTGGCACCAAGCCGTTTGGAAAAGCCCCAGTTTGCCGGGTGCCGATTCGCGGAAAATAGTAATGGGTTTAACCCAACCGCCTGCAACGACTGCTGCGGGCTCGCATCTAGTACTGAGTCCCCGCAAATCTACCGAAGCCATCAGCGAATGCGCGGAATGGGTAACGGCGAGCAAACGCATGATTTGCTTTACCGCGCCGTTTGCGATGCACGACGAACTGGAAGCCGCCCTAGTCAAAGCACCTGCGCACGTATTGGGTTTGTTGAATACCCGCAGCGTGGTAGACAAAGCCTTGCACGACGCCCCCAACACCCAACTCGCGGCCAGCGCCGCCATTAACGAAAAATCCACCCTGGAAGTATGGCAAGGCCGATTATTAGCTGAGTCCAAGCATCATTCCGGCGTACACGTACATACCAAAATCCTGCTGGTTGACCCGCTCTCGGATAACCCATTGGTCGTCACCGGCTCAGCCAACTTCAGCACCAACTCCTGCCGTTACAACGACGAAAACCAGTTATTCATCATCGGCGATACGGCGGTCGCCGATGTTTATCTGGGCGAATTCATGCGCATGTTCGATCATTACTATTTCCGCGACTATTCCGCCTGGGCCGCCAAGCAGAAAAAGCTCAATCCGCAGGCCGGCTTTCTGGACGGCACAGACCAATGGGCTTTACGCTTTTTCGACGGCGGCGAACGGGAGGCTGCAAGGTTGGCGTTTTTTGGTTGAAAAGTTCCTCTAAGGAGTAAAGGACTCTCCATCTCCCTCTGGGAGGAGGCCGGTATGATGCAATATATTTAGAGATCCCCCTAAATCTTGCCTATCAATCTACGTCTAGGTAGACAGGCGCTAATCAAACTTTACCAAGCTTTACCTTTCCTAGAGGTTTGCCGGCTTGCCAAGCAAAGTGGCAGATAATACACTGCAAGCTAGTTTCAAAAGCCGCTCGCCCGCCGATTTGCAACGGGTTGATGCAGCGCACTCCCCAGATACCGCTGTCGAAGCCATCGCCACTACTGCTGGTCGGGAAACTATCCGTAATCCTAAAGTAGCCATTGATTAGTGCCATGCCGCAATCTCCCGCTTCATCGTCAAACCGCCGGCGCCTGCGCTGGCTTGTCATGTTTTTATTGGCCATAGCCGTTGCTGTTGGCAGCTGGTATCTTGCCAAGCAACCCAAAAATACCGACCAGGACCACGCCGAAACTGTTGAAGTGACGCTCGGCGACCTGGAAGAAAACGTCACCGCCCAAGGCAAGCTGGAACCCAAGGAATACGTGGATGTCGGTGCGCAGGTCACCGGCCAGCTGCAAAAAATCTACGTCAAAATCGGCGATAACGTCCAGGCCGGCCAACTGTTGGCGCAGATCGACCCTCGCATATATGCCGCTCGAGTCGCGGCGGACGAAGCCAATATCAAGAATTTGCAGGCACAACTGGCCGGTCAACAGGCGCAAGTGGTGTTTGCTCAACAGCAATACGACCGCAACCGCGAGTTGTTGCAAAGCAAGGGCGTCAGCGTCCAGGACTTTCAAAATAGCGAGTTCACCTTAAAAAACGCCAAAGCCACTGCTGAGTCGCTGCAAGCGCAAATTGAGCAGGTGCAATCGACCTTAAACGGCGACAAGACCAATCTGGGTTTTACCAAAATCTTTGCCTCGATGGACGGCACCATGGTCGATCAGAAAGCCCGCGAAGGCCAAACCTTAAACGCCAACCAAACTACCCCGACCATCCTGCAACTGGCCAAGCTGGACACGATGACGGTGCGCGCTCAGGTGGCCGAGGCCGACGTGATGCGTTTACGTTCCGAAATGCCGGTGTATTTCACCACGCTGGGTTCCGGCGAACGACGCTGGCAAGGCACAGTGCGGCAAATTTTGCCGACACCGGAAGTGATCAATAATGTGGTGCTCTACAACGTATTGGTTGATGTCGATAACAGCGACCGGCAACTGATGACCGGCATGAGCACGCAGATGTTTTTCGTGCTGGGCAAAGCCGAACAAGTGCCGCTGATTCCCGTCAATGTCCTGGGGCCGCGCCAGCGCAACCAGGATCAAGGCAACGGTCATGCTTACCAGGTAAAAGTCCTGACCGAGCAAGGCCCGCAAGACAAAATCGTGCAAATTGGCTTGAGAACCCGCCGCTTCGTGCAAGTACTTGAAGGGCTAGCAGCCGGCGACCGGGTGCAAATCGCTGCCGGCAAAGAGGATAAAGCCAAAAACCGCAAAAAAGACCAAGGCTATCCTGGTGCCGGGGTTCCCAGGCTATGAGCGCCCTGCCCCTGCTGGAACTAAAACATATTCAGCGTTTTTACCCTAACGGCGACAGCATCGTCCGCGCCTTGGACGATGTATCACTGACCATCTGGCCTGGCGAGTTTGTAGCCATCATCGGCCAGTCCGGTTCCGGCAAATCGACGTTGATGAATCTGATCGGCTGTCTGGATAAAGCCGACGTCGGCAGCTACCGGGTGTTAGATCAGGACGTTGCCGATTTAAACCCTGATCAACTGGCGGCGCTGCGCCGGGAAAGTTTTGGCTTTGTCTTCCAGCGCTACAACCTATTAAATACCGCCAGCGCCGCCGAAAACATCGAAATCCCCGCCCTGTACGCCGGCCTCAACAAGCCAGAGCGCCGGCAGCGCGCCTTGCAATTACTCGCCAAACTAGGCTTAGCAGACCGCAGCGAACAGAAGCCCATGCAACTCTCCGGCGGCCAGCAACAACGGGTCGCCATCGCCCGCGCCTTGGTAAACGATCCGCCGGTGGTCCTGGCCGACGAACCCACCGGCGCGCTGGACAGCCAGAGCGGCATGGAAGTGATGGCTTTACTAAAAGCCCTGCACCAGGAAGGCCGCACCATTTTATTGATCACTCACGACGACAAAGTCGCCGCACACGCGCAACGCATCGTCACTATCGCCGACGGCAAAATCGTCAGCGATGGCGTGGCCAATCGCAGCGGCCAGTTGCTGGCCCCCACCGTGCATCGCGGGATCGGCGCTGCCGGCCTGCTGGCCGAACTTGGCGAAGCTGCGAAAACGGCCTTGCGCTCATTGCGCGCCAACCTGTTTCGCACCGCCTTGACCTTATTGGGTATCGTGATTGGCGTTGCCGCCGTGGTCACCATGTTGGCGGTCGGCCAGGGCAGTCAGGAAAAAGTGCTGGAACAGATGCGAGCCATGGGCACCAACGTCCTGTCTATCCGCCCCGGCATTACCGGCTTTCGCGGCGGCGGCGATATCGCCACCTTGATGCCGGCGGATGCCGACGCCATCGCCGAACTGGACAACGTGCTGTGGGCCTCGCCGGAACGCAGCAGCCGCATGACGGTGCGCTACGGCAATGTCGATTACGCCACCAGCGTGCAGGGCGTGGCCTCCAGCATGCCGCAAGTGCGTGACTGGCCCTTGGGCAGCGGCGATTTCTTCGACGAGCGCGACCAGCGCCGCTATGCGCCGGTAATGGTGCTGGGTGAGACCGTGCGCAAATTGTTATTTGTAGACGGCGAAGACCCGCTGGGCCGCTATGTAATGATCGGCAATATCCCCTTCGAAGTGATCGGCGTAATGTCCAGCAAAGGTGCCGACGCCATGGGGACCGACCGCGACGATTCGGTGTTCGTGCCGATCAGTACCGGTTTAATCCGTTTGTTTGGGCAAAAGTATTTAGGCGGGATTACCGTGCTGGTAAAGGATGTCTCCATAATCGACACCACCCAGCAAGCCATCAGCGATTTGCTGATTGCCCGCCATCAAACAGAGGATTTTCGCATCCGTAACATGGCTTCCATCATCGAATCGGCCACTGAAACCCAAAATACCTTTACGATGATGCTGGGCATCGTCGCGGCCATTTCCTTGCTGGTCGGCGGCATCGGTGTGATGAATATCATGCTGGTCAGCGTCACCGAACGCACCCGCGAGATTGGCATCCGCATCGCCACCGGCGCTCGCCGCCGCGACATTTTGCTGCAATTTAACACCGAAGCCGCTGTGGTCTGCACCTTGGGCGGCCTGATGGGCGTACTGCTGGGCTTTGCCGCCGGTTATGTCCTGAAGTATTTTGAAATGGCGGTGTTGTTTTCCCCGCTGCCGGCCATCTTGGCGTTTTCCTGCGCCTTCGGCACCGGCTTGCTGTTTGGTTATTTACCGGCCCGCAAGGCGGCGTATCTGGACCCGGTCGTGGCCTTGGCGGCGGAATGAGTAAATTTATTAACCCAGCCTTTCGGGAATTTCTAAATACTCAAAAAGACTCCTGCTCCCTCAGGGAGAAGGTTGG of the Methylomonas sp. MK1 genome contains:
- a CDS encoding general secretion pathway protein GspB yields the protein MSYILNALRKSERERQAIQPETVTSRIAIQQTPERHSLTKIIVVLVLINLAILTYFLGIAPQPPADKVPPVANIEKPSPLLAKTNPPLAPDSLPKPARISSAPKIEQPRNPTPAPEKLATNAKQPVEPAVRVKPPVAPQQSVKPIPTVIAQPTPTSKPIAEPEPHASMIPQQPAEPGEAAAKKPEPVPTARVQNDLPTIQDLPPELRQSLPSLPINVFSYSSTPAERFVMIDMIKYVPGQTIKNQLELKEIVEDGIIVRYEGRVFKIKR
- a CDS encoding DcaP family trimeric outer membrane transporter; the encoded protein is MVSPVHAADEDIKTLLKALSQQMTQLQSQVDRSNSRIEQLEQELQHVRAEQVAVNKPVVGNTVQATTAAPTKVAGVSASPGPITDKAKEKPPVTVGDVKGTFKIPGTDTSVGLGGFVKMDTLFNSVSAGRDRLGDQQLAMSQIPVGAAGERGQVAFHAKESRLWFKSFTPTSDWGDINTYMEFDFYGDPATYAYTPRLRHAYGSIGHFLAGQTWTTFLNVAALPDTLDVGGSAGALTSLRQPLVRWTEPFSWLGTPMEWQVAFEAPRSRLWVDTALETSSSKSTNPNLDAAYYTTPNADRYPDLIARLNLNPDWGNVSLAAVGRQVRYTNGTTGYRQAEWGGGVNLAGRINTFGLDNIRFMAHYGKGDARYVSTNNTFADAALDQYGAIELVEAYGGMLSYQHWWDKQWRSSVTYGFAQGDYPTYANTVLSHQVQSVHANLLWSPVSQAMLGVEYTYATRELIDGRDGVLQRVQFSAKYSF
- the glnE gene encoding bifunctional [glutamate--ammonia ligase]-adenylyl-L-tyrosine phosphorylase/[glutamate--ammonia-ligase] adenylyltransferase, with product MSLLDSLSQHTVMLPDELRTLAADFCSQLDEKLSQEQRQIFDNEVFSASVLKVCVCSQFISESWLRNPELIPELVTSTDLFAPLRREDYAAALQQGGNAEGEPALAKQLRLFRRREMIRIAWRDLAGWSDLDETLTDLTALAEACIQTALDFLYRQACTRWGTPTLADSTPFNIVVLGMGKLGAWELNYSSDIDLIFAYAEDGVLTEKKEISYGEFFTRICRSLVKMLDEITVDGFVFRTDVRLRPFGDSGPLIMNFDGMEQYYLTQAREWERYAMIKARQVAGDFHTGKQLAALIKPFVYRRYLDYGAFEELRSLKFQIAQELKRRDRADNVKLGPGGIREVEFIGQAFQLIRGGQDVALQQREIQTVLTVLEELGLMIVEDVATLKFAYRFLRRVENHIQQYQDKQTHDLPANPLVQRILAYSLDFEDWSAFKAELDQVRASVQDIFEQVFSLSDQDNKQQSARLIWSSPADNELALEALADYGFADPPSLQKALVDFKESHAIKRMTSKGAGVLDRLMPQLIEQVANSENADATLLRILDLFEAVAGRNVYLALLAENPDALNQLIKLAAASPWICEYLSLYPILFDELLDTRSLYDPLQKQALREDLQRELARVDTQDSEQLMIALRQFKHLNVLRVAAADIMGVIPVMIVSDYLTWTAEAILEQVLQCAWHMLVSKHGHPPGTGPNPQNFAIIAFGKFGGIELGYGSDLDLVFLYACADGDAQTNGEKPINSGQFYLRLGQKIRHILDTKMLSGILYEADLRLRPNGDSGLLVTHIDHYEAYLKNEAWTWEHQALVRGRFVAGDENLKHSYEAIRGRILALPRDRDELKTQVREMREKMRENLAPKDPAVFDLKQSQGGIADIEFIVQFGVLAETAQQPSLATYTDNVRLLEGLQEHGFISPTDAALLKQAYCAYRDYGHHQVLQGLSATAHGDEFHELRAEVERIWQQFML
- a CDS encoding cytochrome c; translation: MKTLYLSALVLILSACSQNNQYAHLEGGRSQTGQPALHAVRDNRLHELMDRMDSLMQERFMTEQQLDVERRKYSRQIGEAARDLAANVETMIAQLPRLQLNAVEQTTFLALAGKLREEMRQLQQLAEQNHIDAIPDSLHEINTTCTSCHALFRKLGG